The genomic DNA CGCGCAGCAGTGTCCTCCTATGGACTTTCGGGTACCAACGTTCACGCGATCGTGGAGGAGGCCCCGGTACCGGCGTCGGAATCCGAACCGGCCCAGTCGCCTGCGTCCTTGCTGTTCCCGCTGTCATCCACCTCGGCCGAAGAGCTGCGCCGCACCGCGGGCCGGCTCGCCGACTGGATACGAGCACACGACGATGTCGACCTGACGGATCTGGCCTACACCTTGGCCCGTCGTCGCGTCCATCGGCCGGTACGCACCGCCGTCAGCGCGGGTAGCCGACCGGAACTTGTTTCCGCCTTACGGGAGGTCGCCGACGGCGATACCCCCTATCAAGCCGCCGTGGGGCGCGACGATCGAGGACCGGTATGGGTGTTCTCCGGTCAGGGTTCGCAATGGGCGGGAATGGGCGCCGATCTGCTGGCGACCGAGCCGGTGTTCGCCGCCACCGTGGCGCAGGCCGAACCGATCATCGCGTCAGAGTCGGGATTCTCTGTGACCGAGGCGATGTCGTCGCCGGAAACCGTCAGCGGCCAGGACCGGTTGCAGCCGACATTGTTCACCATGCAGGTCGCCATGGCCGCCACCATGCGGGCACATGGCGTGCACCCCGGTGCGGTCATCGGCCACTCCCTGGGCGAAGGCGCAGCAGCTGTCGTCGCCGGGGCACTTTCACTCGAGGACGGGCTGCGACTCATCTGCCGCCGGTCTCGACTGATGTCCCGAATCGCCGGCAAGGGCGCCACTGCGGCCGTGGAACTGCCTGCCAAACAGGTGCTTTCGGAGTTGACCGGCCGGGGCATCAACGACGTTGTGGTGGCGGTGGTGGCTTCGCCGCAATCCACTGTCGTCGCAGGTACCACACAGACGGTACGAGACCTGGTGGCGGACTGGGAACAACGCGGGATCATGGCCCGCGTAGTCCCCGTCGATGTGGCCTTCCATTCACCTCAGGTGGAACCGATCGTCAGCGATCTCACCGAGGCGCTCGCAGATCTCAACCCTCTGACACCGGAGATCCCGTTCTATTCGGCGACCCTGTTCGACCCACGGGAGCAGCCGGTGTGCGATGCCCAGTACTGGGTGACCAACATGCGCAAGATGGTGCGCTTCGCCACCGCGGTACAGGCTGCGCTGGAGGACGGCCACCGCGTCTTCGCCGAGCTTTCGCCGCATCCGCTGCTCACCCGCGCCCTGGAACAGACCGCCGCCGGCCGCGAAACGCCGATGGCCGCCCTGGCCGCGATGCGCCGACAGCTTTCGATGCCGAACGGCCTGCGCGGGCTCCTGATCGACCTTCACAGTGCCGGCGCCGAGGTCGACTTCTCAGTGCTGTGCCCAAGTGGTCAGCTGGTGGACGCGCCGCTACCGTCCTGGACGCACCGCCGGCTGTGGCTCAGCGGCGGCGGCCAGGAAGCGCCGACCCACGGCGGTTGCACCATCGCAGTGCATCCGCTGTTGGGAGCCAACGTCCGATTGCACGAGGAACCGGAACGCTACGTGTGGCAGGCCGATGTCGGCACCGCCGCCCAGCCGTGGCTCGCAGATCACCAGGTTCGCTCGGTCCCGGTGCTTCCTGGCGCCGCGTACTGCGAGATGGCGCTGGCTGCCGCCCGGACCGTGGTAGGTGAGGTCTCAGAAGTCCGCGATATCCGGTTCGAGCGGGCATTGCTGCTGGACGAGGAGACGGTGGTCGGCGCCTCGGCGACGGTATCGTCTCCCGGCGTCGCCGACTTCACCGTCGAAACCGACGTGGAGGGCCAGCAGGCGCGGCACGCAACGGCTGTCCTGCGGGCCGCGGCGGATGAGATTCCGCCCAGCTACGACATATCTGCGATCATGACCGCTCATCCCTGCGCCGAGGACGGCACCGAGGTGCGTAATCGAGTGGGCCGGCATGGTATTCAGTACGGTCCGGCGTTCACCGGTCTCGTGACCGTGTACACCGGCGAGGCAGAGGCGCGCACGGTGCTCGCCGAGGTGGCGCTCCCCCGTTCGATCCGCTCACAACAGGACGCGTACGGGGTGCATCCGGCGCTGTTGGATGCTTGCTTCCAATCGGTCGAGGCTCATCCCGATGTCCAGGCGCTCGGCGGAGACGTGCTGGGGTTGCCGCTGGGGGTGCGACGGTTACGCACGTACGGCCCGGCCCGCAACGCGCACTACTGCTACACGCGGTTGACCGCCGCTGACACCACGGGCATCGAGGCCGACATCGATGTCCTCGACCCGGACGGCGCTGTGCTGCTGAGTGTGCAGGGACTACGCCTGGGGACCGGCGTATCCGCCAGCGCGCACGACGACCAGGTTCTCAGCGAGAGACTGCTCGCCGTCGAATGGCGTCAGCGGGAACTGCCGGAGGTGGAATACCCCGATGCCGGCTCGTGGCTGGTGATCAGCGCCGCTGCGGGCGCGGACGTGGTCGCCGACAAGCTGTGCGACATCCTGAAAGACCTTGGCGCACTGTGCACCAGCATGAGTTGGCCCAACCAGGCTGACGACTCACTCACCTGCGCGCAGCTCGCCAGTCATCTACGGGCCGGCCGATTCACCGGAGTGGTCATCGTGGCGGCGCCGAATGACGGTGACCACGCCGAACAGTCGCCGCTGTTGGGGCGTGAATATGTACGCCATCTGGTCCACATGACCCGCGAATTGCCGGAGATCCGCGGTGAACTGCCCCGCCTGTATGTCGTGACCCGCAATGCGCAGACAGTGGTGGCCGGCGATGTGGCCAATCTGGAGCAGGCCGAGCTACGCGGCCTGATCCGCGTCATCGGTACCGAACACCCGCATTTGGCCGCCACGCAGATCGATGTGGACCAGACCGTCGACGTGGATCAATTGGCCGCACAGTTGCTCAGCGGGTCCGATGAGGACGAGACCGCATGGCGCAACGGGCGGTGGTACGCCGCCCGGCTGTGCCTCGCCCCGCTGCGTCCCGAGGAGCGGCAGACCACCATTTCGCATCATGAACGCGACAGGATGCGGCTGCAGATCCGCACGCCCGGGGACCTGGAGTCGATGGAACTCGTAGCCTGCGAACATGTTCCGCCGGGACCGGGCCAGATCGAGGTCGCAGTGACCGCGTCCAGCATCAACTTTGCCGATGTACTGGTCGCTTTCGGCCGCTACCCCGCCTTCGACGGCCGACTTCCCCACCTCGGCATCGACTTCGCCGGGGTGGTGACCGCGGTCGGACCCGACGTCACTGACCACAAGGTCGGTGACCATGTGGGCGGTCTGTGTGCCGAGGGCTGTTGGGGTACGTTCGTCACCTGCGACGCCCGCCTGGCCACCACCTTGCCGGCCGGGTTGTCCGACCCCGAGGCAGCGGCACTGACCATCGCGACCGCCACCGCCTACTACGGCCTCAACGACATGGCCCGCATCAAGGCGGGCGACAAGGTGCTGATCCACTCGGCCACCGGCGGGGTCGGCCAGGCCGCGATGGCCATCGCCCGCGCCGCCGGCGCGGAGATCTTCGCTACGGCCGGCAGTGAGCAGCGGCGGCAGTTGTTGCGGGACATGGGCGTTGAGCACGTCTACGACTCCCGGACCCTGGAGTTCGCCGATCGGATACGCCAGGACACCCAGGGTTACGGGGTGGACATCGTGCTCAATTCGGTGACCGGCGCCGCCCAGCGGGCCGGCCTCGAATTGCTGGCGTTCGGTGGACGATTCGTGGAGATCGGCAAGCGGGACATCTACGGTGACACCCGGTTGGGACTCTTCCCCTTCCGGCGCAACCTCTCGTTCTACGCCGTCGACCTGGCGCTGATGTCCGTCAGCCATCCGGACCAGCTGCGGGAGTTGCTGTCGACGGTGTATCTGCTGAGCGCCGAGGGCGACCTGCCGATGCCCGAGTTCACCCGCTATCCGCTCGCCGACGCCGCCACCGCCATCCGGATGGTGAGCGGTGCCCAACACACCGGCAAGCTCGTGCTCGACATACCGCACACCGGCTCCACCCGGCTTGTGGTTCCGCCATCTCAGGTGCGGGTGTACCGGACGGACGGCGCGTACATCGTCACCGGCGGACTCGGAGGCCTTGGGTTGTTCATGGCCGAGAAAATGGCAGCCAACGGGTGCGGACGTATCGTGCTGTCCTCTCGGTCACAGCCGAGCGCACCGGTGTCGAAGATCCTCGATCGCATCCGCGCGACCGGTGTCGACGTACTGGTCGAGTGCGGCGACATCGCCGAAGCAAGCACCGCGGAACGATTGGTGGCAGTGGCGACCGCCGATGGGCTTCCGGTGCGGGGGGTGTTACACGCGGCGGGGGTGATCGAGGATGCTGCGCTGACCAACATCACCGACGAGCTCATCGAGCGGGACTGGGCACCAAAGGTCTACGGCGCGTGGAATCTGCACACTGCGACCGCCGACCAGCCTCTGGACTGGTTCTGCTCGTTCTCGTCGGCGGCGGCGCTGGTCGGTTCACCCGGGCAGGGGGCCTATGCCGCGGCCAACAGCTGGCTGGACGCCTTCAGCTTGTGGCGCCGGTCCAAGGGATTACCGGGCTCCGCCATCGCTTGGGGCGCGTGGGGGAAGATCGGCCGCGGGACCGACCTGGCCGAAAGCGCCGGAATCGCCATTGCGCCCGACGAAGGTGCGTATGCGTTCGAAGCATTGCTGCGTCACGACCGGGCGTATACCGGCTATGCGCCGATCACGGGCGCGCCCTGGTTGAGCATGTTCGCCGAACGCAGCCCGTTCGGCGAGGCATTCCGATCAACCGGCCAAAGTTCAACGGGCACCAGCAAGCTGCACGCCGAACTCGATGAGCTGCCCCCGGAAGAGTGGGCCGGCAAATTGCGGCATGTCATCTCCGATCAAGTGAGCGTGATCCTGCGCCGCAGTGTCGACCCCGACCGGCCCCTCTCCGAGTACGGCATGGATTCACTGGGAGCACTCGAACTACGAACCCGCATCGAGAACGAAACCGGAATACGGATCTCGGCAACAGGAATCACCACCGTTCACGGTCTGGCCGACCTGCTGTGCGAAAAGCTCCTGCCCGCAGGAGCGACCTGACATGCCGGATGGCAAGCGGTTGAATCAGCCGAGTCAGATCGCCTACAGCAAACATTCGACCAGGCAGGCGAAACGAGGCGCCCGCAGACGAGCAAGTCCGCACCCGAGTCGCGCGGTAAACCATCGGCCGCCTTCGCCAATCCTTTACCCACACCAGGTGGCAGATCCGGAGCCGATCAGCATCTCAAGCTCACTGATTCGGCCTCCACCGACAGCACCACGCGAAACCATTTACTCGACAATCGATCTGAACAATTCGACACCAACAAAGTTGGGAAGAGCAGCAGAGTAGTACCGAGATCGGCGGAACCGATGCGCGATGGGGCCGCGTCGTTCAGGTTCCGCACACCACGACTTGTGCAGCCCCGCGGATTCGCACGGCCAAACGAGCCCGAAATCGCCAAGATGAAGTTTCGAGAATCCGAACAGCAAATAACAACCAAGGTAGGATTTCGGTCATGTGGGGCTCGTTGGTAGTACTAGCACTTTTGACCACGATCAATCCGGTGCGCCTCGGAATCATCCTCTTGGTGCTCTCGCGGCCACGACCCGTGCAAAATCTGCTCGCTTACTGGGCGGGCGCAGTGCTGAT from Mycobacterium sp. DL440 includes the following:
- the pks2 gene encoding type I polyketide synthase, giving the protein MSCRLPGGIDSPERLWEALIRGDDLVTEVPPDRWDADEYYDPEPGVPGRSVSKWGAFLDDVAGFDAEFFGINERESVALDPQQRLLLETAWEAMEHAGLTRDVLADSLTGVFVGLTHADYQMLAADAQVLEAAYGFSGNNFSLASGRIAYALGVHGPALTVDTACSSGLTAVHLACRSLHEGESDFALAGGATLALDPRKFASGSAEGMLSATGHCHAFDVAADGFVSGEGCVVVLLKRLPDAMRDGDRILAVVRGTAANQDGHTVNIATPSEAAQTAVYRAALTAAGVDPGTVGMVEAHGTGTPVGDPIEYASLAKVYGIDGPCALASVKTNLGHAQAASGLVGLMKAVLAVQHGEVPQNLHFTRLPDKLAEIPTNLFVPQEATPWCTNGHHPRRAAVSSYGLSGTNVHAIVEEAPVPASESEPAQSPASLLFPLSSTSAEELRRTAGRLADWIRAHDDVDLTDLAYTLARRRVHRPVRTAVSAGSRPELVSALREVADGDTPYQAAVGRDDRGPVWVFSGQGSQWAGMGADLLATEPVFAATVAQAEPIIASESGFSVTEAMSSPETVSGQDRLQPTLFTMQVAMAATMRAHGVHPGAVIGHSLGEGAAAVVAGALSLEDGLRLICRRSRLMSRIAGKGATAAVELPAKQVLSELTGRGINDVVVAVVASPQSTVVAGTTQTVRDLVADWEQRGIMARVVPVDVAFHSPQVEPIVSDLTEALADLNPLTPEIPFYSATLFDPREQPVCDAQYWVTNMRKMVRFATAVQAALEDGHRVFAELSPHPLLTRALEQTAAGRETPMAALAAMRRQLSMPNGLRGLLIDLHSAGAEVDFSVLCPSGQLVDAPLPSWTHRRLWLSGGGQEAPTHGGCTIAVHPLLGANVRLHEEPERYVWQADVGTAAQPWLADHQVRSVPVLPGAAYCEMALAAARTVVGEVSEVRDIRFERALLLDEETVVGASATVSSPGVADFTVETDVEGQQARHATAVLRAAADEIPPSYDISAIMTAHPCAEDGTEVRNRVGRHGIQYGPAFTGLVTVYTGEAEARTVLAEVALPRSIRSQQDAYGVHPALLDACFQSVEAHPDVQALGGDVLGLPLGVRRLRTYGPARNAHYCYTRLTAADTTGIEADIDVLDPDGAVLLSVQGLRLGTGVSASAHDDQVLSERLLAVEWRQRELPEVEYPDAGSWLVISAAAGADVVADKLCDILKDLGALCTSMSWPNQADDSLTCAQLASHLRAGRFTGVVIVAAPNDGDHAEQSPLLGREYVRHLVHMTRELPEIRGELPRLYVVTRNAQTVVAGDVANLEQAELRGLIRVIGTEHPHLAATQIDVDQTVDVDQLAAQLLSGSDEDETAWRNGRWYAARLCLAPLRPEERQTTISHHERDRMRLQIRTPGDLESMELVACEHVPPGPGQIEVAVTASSINFADVLVAFGRYPAFDGRLPHLGIDFAGVVTAVGPDVTDHKVGDHVGGLCAEGCWGTFVTCDARLATTLPAGLSDPEAAALTIATATAYYGLNDMARIKAGDKVLIHSATGGVGQAAMAIARAAGAEIFATAGSEQRRQLLRDMGVEHVYDSRTLEFADRIRQDTQGYGVDIVLNSVTGAAQRAGLELLAFGGRFVEIGKRDIYGDTRLGLFPFRRNLSFYAVDLALMSVSHPDQLRELLSTVYLLSAEGDLPMPEFTRYPLADAATAIRMVSGAQHTGKLVLDIPHTGSTRLVVPPSQVRVYRTDGAYIVTGGLGGLGLFMAEKMAANGCGRIVLSSRSQPSAPVSKILDRIRATGVDVLVECGDIAEASTAERLVAVATADGLPVRGVLHAAGVIEDAALTNITDELIERDWAPKVYGAWNLHTATADQPLDWFCSFSSAAALVGSPGQGAYAAANSWLDAFSLWRRSKGLPGSAIAWGAWGKIGRGTDLAESAGIAIAPDEGAYAFEALLRHDRAYTGYAPITGAPWLSMFAERSPFGEAFRSTGQSSTGTSKLHAELDELPPEEWAGKLRHVISDQVSVILRRSVDPDRPLSEYGMDSLGALELRTRIENETGIRISATGITTVHGLADLLCEKLLPAGAT